One Blattabacterium cuenoti genomic window carries:
- the metF gene encoding methylenetetrahydrofolate reductase [NAD(P)H], with amino-acid sequence MKVTEHIDRAKKSLFSFEILPPLRGRDIKDIFSTLDPLIEFNPPFIDVTYHREEFIYVEKDNGLLQRRKISRRPGTVGICAAIMNKYGIDAVPHLICGGFSKQMTENALIDLNFLGIDNVLVLRGDPLKSEKSFIAQKDGHKHAIELVKQVQNLNIGKYLDKTFVEKKESTSFDFCIGVAGYPEKHLEAPNIESDLFFLKKKIEAGADYIVTQMFFDNKKFFSFVERCRSEGISVPIIPGIKPISSKKQLNGLPSRFYLNIPNELVKEIEKEKDKKNIPHIGIEWAIHQSKELKNYGVEVIHYYTMDKPENIYKIVQAIY; translated from the coding sequence ATGAAAGTGACTGAGCATATAGATAGAGCAAAAAAAAGTTTATTTTCTTTTGAAATCTTACCTCCTTTAAGAGGACGTGATATAAAAGATATTTTTTCTACCTTAGACCCATTAATAGAATTTAATCCTCCCTTTATTGATGTCACTTATCATCGTGAAGAATTTATATATGTAGAAAAAGATAATGGTCTTTTACAAAGAAGAAAAATTTCAAGACGTCCAGGAACAGTAGGAATCTGTGCTGCAATTATGAATAAATATGGAATAGATGCTGTTCCTCATCTAATTTGTGGGGGATTTAGTAAACAAATGACTGAAAATGCTTTAATAGATCTAAATTTTTTGGGGATCGATAATGTTTTAGTCCTAAGAGGAGATCCATTAAAATCTGAAAAAAGTTTTATTGCACAAAAAGATGGACACAAACATGCAATAGAATTAGTGAAACAAGTTCAAAATTTGAATATTGGAAAATATCTTGATAAAACTTTTGTAGAAAAAAAAGAATCTACATCATTTGATTTCTGTATTGGAGTAGCAGGATACCCAGAAAAACATTTAGAAGCTCCAAATATAGAAAGTGATTTATTTTTTCTGAAAAAAAAAATAGAAGCAGGAGCTGATTATATTGTAACTCAAATGTTTTTTGATAATAAAAAATTTTTTTCTTTTGTTGAAAGATGTAGATCCGAGGGGATTTCTGTTCCAATCATTCCCGGAATTAAACCTATTTCTTCTAAAAAGCAATTAAACGGTCTTCCTTCTCGTTTTTATTTAAATATCCCTAATGAATTAGTAAAAGAAATAGAAAAAGAAAAAGATAAAAAAAATATTCCTCATATTGGAATTGAATGGGCTATTCATCAATCTAAAGAATTAAAAAATTATGGTGTAGAAGTAATTCATTATTATACCATGGATAAACCAGAAAATATTTACAAAATTGTTCAAGCCATTTATTGA
- the ndk gene encoding nucleoside-diphosphate kinase produces the protein MIDHMFGKITLSIIKPDAVQKGYIIPILSKIVEDGFHILAIKMTKLSKKSAKKFYAEHKKKLFFDSLVKFMSSGPIVSVMLGKKNAVRDFRILIGDTNPEHAKKGTIRNLYATSLEKNAIHGSDSNQNAFKECLFYFSNREIFLKKDL, from the coding sequence ATGATTGATCATATGTTTGGTAAAATCACTCTTTCTATTATAAAACCAGATGCGGTACAAAAAGGGTATATTATACCTATACTATCTAAAATTGTTGAGGATGGATTTCATATTTTAGCGATAAAAATGACAAAACTTTCTAAAAAATCAGCTAAAAAATTTTATGCAGAGCATAAAAAAAAGTTATTTTTTGATTCTTTAGTAAAATTTATGTCTTCTGGACCAATTGTATCTGTTATGCTAGGAAAAAAAAATGCGGTAAGAGATTTTAGAATTTTAATAGGAGATACAAATCCAGAACATGCAAAAAAAGGAACTATACGAAATTTATATGCTACCTCTTTAGAAAAAAATGCTATACATGGATCTGATAGTAATCAAAATGCTTTTAAAGAATGTTTATTCTATTTTTCTAATAGAGAAATTTTTTTAAAAAAAGATTTGTAA
- the serS gene encoding serine--tRNA ligase yields MLKPYFIRKNKEKVLLGLEKRDFKKSHLINEILILDEKKKITQNIINKILEKENLISREIGKILSFNNNNDHQIKSLKDKSSFLKKERKNINIKLEKICQILEKKLNQVPNIPDEKVKKDFKKNDILFQEEGICSSIMNPLPHWELSKKFNLIDSNLGTKICGSGFTVYMGKGAKLQRSLIQYFLDRNIQASYKEYSLPYLINEKSGFSTGQIPDKENQMYFIEKDNFYLIPTGEIPIMNCYRDTMLTYSDLPIKGTTYTSCFRREAGSYGAKVRGLNRLHQFEKVEIIQITTPDTSSYFLEEMISHVRNILRSLNLPFRLIRLSATDLGFSSSITYDFEVYSMAQKKWLEVSSISNCTDFQSNRLRLKYKTITGNTEFCHTLNGSALALPRIMAALLENNQTENKINIPKALIPYTEFDHI; encoded by the coding sequence ATGCTGAAACCCTATTTTATACGAAAAAATAAAGAAAAAGTTTTATTGGGATTAGAAAAACGTGATTTTAAGAAATCACATTTAATAAACGAAATATTAATTTTGGATGAAAAAAAAAAAATAACTCAAAATATTATAAATAAAATATTAGAAAAAGAAAATTTAATTTCAAGAGAAATAGGTAAAATTTTGAGTTTTAATAACAATAACGATCATCAAATAAAATCTTTAAAAGATAAATCTTCTTTTCTGAAAAAAGAAAGAAAAAATATTAATATCAAACTAGAAAAAATTTGCCAAATTTTAGAAAAAAAATTGAATCAAGTTCCTAACATTCCTGATGAAAAAGTAAAAAAGGATTTCAAAAAGAATGATATTCTTTTTCAGGAAGAAGGAATTTGTTCTTCTATTATGAACCCCCTTCCTCATTGGGAATTATCAAAAAAATTTAATTTGATTGATTCTAATTTAGGAACAAAAATATGTGGTTCTGGTTTTACAGTTTATATGGGGAAAGGGGCGAAATTGCAAAGGAGTTTAATTCAATATTTTTTAGATAGAAATATACAAGCATCATATAAAGAATATAGTTTACCTTATCTCATTAATGAAAAATCTGGATTTTCTACGGGACAAATTCCAGATAAAGAGAATCAAATGTACTTTATAGAAAAAGATAATTTTTATTTAATTCCCACTGGAGAAATTCCTATTATGAATTGTTATAGAGATACAATGCTTACATACTCAGATCTTCCTATTAAAGGAACTACTTACACATCTTGTTTTAGAAGAGAAGCTGGTTCATATGGGGCAAAAGTTAGAGGATTAAATAGATTACATCAATTTGAAAAAGTAGAAATTATTCAAATTACTACACCAGATACTTCTTCTTATTTTTTAGAAGAAATGATTTCACATGTGAGAAATATTTTGAGATCTTTAAATTTACCTTTTCGTTTGATTCGATTAAGTGCTACAGATCTGGGTTTTTCTTCTTCTATAACTTATGATTTTGAAGTTTATTCTATGGCTCAAAAAAAATGGCTAGAAGTAAGTTCTATCTCAAATTGTACTGATTTTCAGTCTAATAGATTGCGCCTCAAATATAAAACTATTACAGGGAATACAGAATTTTGTCATACTCTTAATGGGAGTGCGTTGGCTTTACCCCGAATTATGGCTGCTTTACTAGAAAATAATCAAACTGAAAATAAAATTAATATTCCTAAGGCTTTGATTCCTTATACAGAATTTGATCATATTTAA
- a CDS encoding LemA family protein: MKKSFIIAIYFVFIFVFITILWIANTYNHLVKLNENIKTQWGQLENVYQRRADLIPNLVNTVKGSANFEKDTLNQIINARAKATSISINRNDLNQNQINKFQQAQDHLNNSISRLLLIVENYPNLRSTQNFYELQNQLEGTENRINVERNRFNEKVNSFNTYRNQFPKIIIANFFYQFKEKGYFQSQIGSNKSPIIDFSS, encoded by the coding sequence ATGAAAAAAAGTTTTATAATAGCTATTTACTTTGTTTTTATTTTTGTATTCATAACCATATTATGGATAGCTAATACATACAATCATTTAGTCAAACTTAACGAAAATATTAAAACACAATGGGGTCAATTAGAAAATGTTTATCAACGTAGAGCTGATTTAATTCCAAATTTAGTAAATACAGTCAAAGGATCTGCAAATTTTGAAAAAGATACATTAAATCAAATTATAAATGCCAGAGCAAAAGCTACTTCCATTTCCATAAATAGAAATGATTTGAATCAAAATCAAATAAATAAATTTCAACAAGCTCAAGATCATTTAAATAATTCAATTAGTAGATTGCTCTTAATTGTAGAAAATTATCCTAATCTTAGATCAACACAAAATTTTTACGAATTACAAAATCAATTAGAAGGGACAGAAAACCGTATCAATGTAGAAAGAAATCGTTTTAATGAAAAGGTCAATAGTTTCAATACTTATAGAAATCAGTTTCCAAAAATTATAATTGCAAACTTTTTTTATCAATTTAAAGAAAAAGGATATTTCCAATCTCAAATAGGATCAAATAAGTCTCCAATTATAGATTTTTCTAGCTGA
- a CDS encoding TPM domain-containing protein, whose protein sequence is MKKIIQSISIILIYFCSNLIHGQFSIPEIPKKIYPVQDYAGVLSNKQVKKLNQKLILYSKITSTEILVSIIQDLHGEDPNLLASRWGEKWKIGRYHENNGIIILLSIHDRKISIQNGYGIEPYMTDFLTMEIIEKIKPFLKKNFYYKAIDYGTQEIFKILKDKYKKNKKKKNFSIWNLLTNISVFFIMFFLFYFFLIKKTTNSSLLNTLNTLFVTNFLFKNQNSDQNEDNFDGFGGGGNFGGGGSSSSW, encoded by the coding sequence ATGAAAAAAATAATACAGTCTATTTCTATTATTTTGATTTATTTTTGTTCAAATTTAATACATGGCCAATTTTCTATTCCTGAAATTCCAAAAAAAATATATCCTGTACAGGATTACGCAGGAGTTTTGTCGAATAAACAAGTAAAAAAATTAAATCAAAAACTTATTTTATATTCTAAAATTACATCAACAGAAATTTTGGTTTCCATTATTCAAGATCTTCATGGTGAAGATCCCAATTTATTAGCCTCTCGATGGGGTGAAAAATGGAAAATTGGGCGATATCATGAAAATAATGGAATAATTATATTATTATCCATTCATGATAGGAAAATATCTATACAAAACGGATACGGAATAGAACCTTATATGACCGATTTTTTAACTATGGAGATTATTGAAAAAATAAAACCTTTTCTAAAAAAGAATTTTTATTATAAAGCTATAGATTATGGGACTCAAGAAATATTTAAAATATTAAAAGATAAATATAAAAAAAACAAAAAGAAAAAAAATTTTTCCATATGGAATTTATTAACCAACATTAGTGTTTTTTTTATTATGTTTTTTTTATTTTATTTTTTTTTGATAAAAAAAACAACAAATTCTTCATTATTAAATACATTAAATACTTTGTTTGTAACAAATTTTTTATTCAAAAATCAAAATTCTGATCAAAATGAAGACAATTTTGATGGATTTGGAGGAGGGGGAAATTTTGGTGGAGGAGGGAGTAGTAGTAGTTGGTAA
- the rsmA gene encoding 16S rRNA (adenine(1518)-N(6)/adenine(1519)-N(6))-dimethyltransferase RsmA, whose product MHKLFFKKKFDQYFLKDQNIAKKIVNHLSFENYNTVVEVGPGLGILTQYLLINPYHHVFFIEIDKQLISFLKKKFLISNNKIIHNDFLKWNPEEIKLHNFAIIGNFPYKISSQILFHILKYNQYIPECIGMFQKEVAKRITSHKGKKTYGILSVLIQTFYDAKYLFTVKKKVFFPVPNVESAVISLKRKNETIYCDKNVLFKCVKTAFNQRRKKLKNSLQLFKYVPNFNKIPFLNKRAEELSVKEFIQLTREIEIKLGNDYSIIERKFVSQRNKK is encoded by the coding sequence ATGCATAAACTTTTTTTTAAAAAAAAATTCGATCAATATTTTTTAAAAGATCAAAATATAGCAAAAAAAATTGTAAATCATCTTTCTTTCGAAAATTACAATACAGTAGTAGAGGTCGGCCCTGGATTAGGCATTTTAACTCAATATCTATTGATTAATCCATATCACCATGTTTTTTTTATAGAAATCGATAAACAATTAATTTCTTTTTTAAAAAAAAAATTTTTGATTTCTAATAACAAAATCATTCATAATGATTTTTTGAAATGGAATCCAGAAGAAATAAAATTACATAATTTTGCAATTATTGGTAATTTTCCTTATAAAATTTCTTCACAAATATTATTCCATATATTAAAATATAATCAATATATTCCAGAATGTATTGGAATGTTTCAAAAAGAAGTGGCAAAACGAATTACATCTCACAAAGGAAAAAAAACTTATGGAATTTTATCAGTATTAATTCAAACGTTTTATGATGCAAAATACCTTTTTACTGTAAAAAAAAAGGTATTTTTTCCTGTTCCTAATGTGGAATCTGCAGTAATATCTTTAAAAAGAAAAAATGAAACTATTTATTGCGATAAAAATGTGTTGTTTAAATGTGTTAAAACAGCTTTTAATCAAAGAAGAAAGAAATTAAAAAATTCTTTACAATTATTCAAATATGTTCCAAATTTTAATAAAATACCATTTTTAAACAAAAGAGCAGAAGAATTATCTGTGAAAGAGTTTATTCAATTAACAAGAGAAATAGAAATTAAATTAGGAAATGACTACTCAATTATTGAACGGAAATTTGTTAGCCAAAGAAATAAAAAATGA
- a CDS encoding valine--tRNA ligase: MDIPIKYDPQPVEKKIYHYWMKENYFSSYPDDRIPYTIVMPPPNVTGALHIGHMLNNTIQDVLIRYARMKGYNACWIPGTDHASIATEAKVVHHLKKRGLSKFFLGRDKFLYHVMEWAKKHKNIIFDQIKKLGCSCDWNRTQFTMSSKLSQSVTKVFIDLYNEGYIYRGYHVVNWDPDAQTTLSDEEVHYKEHVGELYYLKYKIKGEENYVTVATTRPETIFGDTAICFHPNDQRYDHLKGKYVKIPIINRYIPIIQDSYVDPNFGTGCLKITPAHDIHDKNIADKHKLEIINVFNKDATLNEKGLHYQGMDRFKARKKIIEELNKLEVLKNIEKYNHKIGFSERTSSVVEQRLSLQWFLKMKKISIPAVEAVKNGDIKFYPNKFRKTYLKWMSQIRDWNISRQLWWGHRIPVYYYGKKLNDFVVADNLSQALEKARCKSKNTHLNCNEIWQDPDVLDTWFSSWLLPLSVFDGIYHPYNHEICYYYPTEEIVTGSDILFFWIARMIMSGFLLKNYKPFKRVYFTGIVRDYKNNKISKSLNNSPNPIDLINKYGADAVRIGLMIKNHAGKDFHFDEKICLQGKNFANKIWNAFRLIQGWKVTNNHNIPDYYFLSIKWFKNRFYYILNVFEKYIREYKLNESLMVLYKFIWCDFCSYFLEIIKPIYGDKCIPEMVYLNVIQFFENILKLLHPYMPFLSEEIWNILKKRKPKEALIISSWPEIKSYDYDILVSFGKAIEIISEIRNIRNQNHISYKKSLVLFSIRKKEEKEYNPIILKLANLYKIIPVSKKPENIPFFPFLLDKDQFFLSLDQKGYCFQYNKDVVKKDVVKIENKIQYFHNLLSIIRKNLSNNKYVTSVPKDLLLKERKKENDTLNKIARLKEYLKYLKKIR, translated from the coding sequence ATGGATATTCCAATTAAATATGATCCTCAACCTGTAGAGAAAAAGATATATCATTATTGGATGAAGGAAAATTATTTTTCGTCTTATCCGGATGATAGGATTCCTTATACTATAGTAATGCCTCCTCCCAATGTAACTGGAGCTCTTCATATAGGACATATGCTTAATAATACTATACAGGATGTTTTAATTAGATACGCAAGAATGAAAGGATATAATGCTTGTTGGATTCCTGGTACGGATCATGCATCTATTGCTACAGAAGCGAAAGTAGTTCATCATTTAAAGAAAAGAGGTTTATCTAAATTTTTTTTGGGAAGAGATAAATTTTTGTATCATGTTATGGAATGGGCTAAAAAACATAAAAACATTATTTTTGATCAAATTAAAAAATTGGGATGTTCCTGTGATTGGAATCGTACTCAATTTACGATGAGTTCAAAATTATCTCAGTCTGTAACGAAAGTTTTTATCGATTTATATAATGAAGGATATATATATAGGGGGTATCATGTCGTTAATTGGGATCCAGATGCTCAAACTACTCTTTCTGATGAAGAAGTACACTATAAAGAACATGTTGGTGAACTTTATTATTTAAAATATAAAATAAAGGGAGAGGAAAATTATGTGACTGTAGCAACAACTCGTCCAGAAACTATATTTGGGGATACAGCTATTTGTTTTCATCCAAATGATCAACGTTATGATCATTTGAAAGGAAAATACGTTAAGATTCCAATAATTAATAGATATATTCCAATTATACAAGATTCATATGTAGACCCCAATTTTGGAACTGGATGTTTAAAAATCACTCCAGCTCATGACATCCATGATAAAAATATAGCAGATAAACATAAATTAGAAATAATCAACGTTTTCAATAAAGATGCAACTTTAAATGAAAAAGGGCTTCATTATCAAGGAATGGATCGTTTTAAAGCAAGAAAAAAAATTATAGAAGAACTTAATAAGTTAGAAGTTTTGAAAAATATAGAAAAATATAATCACAAAATAGGTTTTTCTGAACGTACTTCATCAGTAGTTGAACAAAGACTATCACTTCAATGGTTTTTAAAGATGAAAAAAATATCTATTCCTGCTGTAGAAGCTGTTAAAAATGGAGATATTAAATTTTATCCCAATAAATTTCGTAAAACTTATTTGAAATGGATGAGTCAAATTCGTGATTGGAACATATCTAGACAATTGTGGTGGGGGCATCGCATTCCTGTCTATTATTATGGTAAAAAACTTAATGATTTTGTAGTAGCGGATAATTTAAGTCAAGCATTAGAAAAAGCAAGATGTAAAAGTAAGAATACACATTTAAATTGTAATGAAATATGGCAAGATCCGGATGTTTTAGATACTTGGTTTTCTTCTTGGTTATTACCTTTATCTGTATTTGATGGAATTTATCATCCTTATAATCATGAAATTTGTTATTATTATCCTACTGAAGAAATAGTAACAGGTTCAGATATATTATTTTTTTGGATTGCACGTATGATTATGTCTGGTTTTTTATTAAAGAATTATAAACCCTTTAAAAGGGTTTATTTTACTGGAATTGTTAGAGATTATAAGAATAATAAAATATCAAAATCATTAAATAACTCTCCAAATCCTATAGATTTAATTAATAAATATGGCGCAGATGCTGTTCGTATAGGTCTTATGATTAAAAATCATGCGGGAAAAGATTTTCATTTTGATGAAAAAATATGTTTACAAGGAAAAAATTTTGCGAATAAAATATGGAATGCTTTTCGTTTAATTCAAGGTTGGAAAGTAACAAATAATCATAATATTCCTGATTATTATTTTCTTTCTATTAAGTGGTTCAAAAATCGTTTTTATTATATTTTGAATGTTTTTGAAAAATATATTAGAGAATATAAATTGAATGAATCATTGATGGTTTTATATAAGTTTATTTGGTGTGATTTTTGCTCATATTTTCTTGAAATTATAAAACCTATTTATGGGGATAAATGTATACCAGAAATGGTATATTTAAATGTTATTCAATTTTTTGAAAATATATTGAAATTATTACATCCATATATGCCTTTTCTTTCGGAAGAAATTTGGAATATTCTTAAAAAAAGAAAACCGAAAGAAGCTCTCATTATATCTTCTTGGCCTGAAATCAAATCTTATGATTATGATATTTTAGTTTCTTTCGGAAAAGCTATAGAAATCATATCTGAAATACGAAATATTAGAAATCAAAATCATATTTCTTATAAAAAAAGTCTTGTCTTATTTTCTATAAGAAAAAAAGAAGAAAAAGAATATAATCCTATTATATTAAAGTTGGCTAATTTGTATAAAATAATTCCTGTTTCAAAAAAACCTGAAAATATCCCGTTTTTTCCTTTTTTATTAGATAAGGATCAATTTTTTTTATCCTTAGATCAAAAAGGATATTGTTTTCAGTATAACAAAGATGTAGTGAAAAAGGATGTGGTTAAAATTGAAAATAAAATTCAATATTTTCATAATTTATTATCCATTATTAGAAAAAATTTATCTAACAATAAATATGTGACTTCTGTTCCGAAAGATTTACTTTTAAAGGAAAGAAAAAAAGAAAATGATACATTAAATAAAATTGCTAGACTTAAGGAATATTTAAAATATTTAAAAAAAATAAGATAA
- a CDS encoding dihydrofolate reductase: MKIIIIAAVSKNGFIGKNNQLMWHLPNDLKRFKNLTIGEIVLMGRKTFESIGKILPKRKNIILTRNKTNFLYLKNKKNVNVISSIKEIDNLTYKKIFIIGGEKTYVSTIEKAHSIELTLVHKKFYGDTKFPNIDPKKWKKTYEFFYEKDKNHLFNYSFIRYERKK; encoded by the coding sequence ATGAAAATAATTATAATTGCTGCTGTTTCAAAAAATGGATTCATAGGAAAAAACAATCAATTAATGTGGCATTTACCCAATGATTTAAAACGTTTTAAAAATCTGACTATAGGGGAAATAGTCCTAATGGGGAGAAAAACTTTTGAATCCATTGGAAAAATACTTCCAAAAAGAAAAAATATTATACTAACAAGAAATAAAACAAATTTTTTATACTTAAAAAATAAAAAAAATGTAAATGTTATTTCTTCTATAAAAGAAATAGATAATTTAACGTATAAAAAAATATTTATAATAGGAGGAGAAAAAACATACGTCTCTACAATCGAAAAAGCACATTCTATAGAACTAACATTAGTTCATAAAAAATTTTATGGTGATACTAAATTTCCAAACATTGATCCCAAAAAATGGAAAAAAACATATGAATTTTTTTATGAAAAAGATAAAAATCACTTATTTAACTACAGTTTTATTAGATACGAAAGAAAGAAATAA
- a CDS encoding bifunctional nuclease family protein, with product MDQFIKLAIRGISLSQIQSGIYVLLLEEESGRIKLPIIIESMQAQSIAYALGKRDTSRSFTHDLFFSFAKEFHIRLKAVVIYKLINGIFFSYILFEGDHIIGEVGEEGNKIEKKEHRIDSKTSDAVALAVRFQAPIYTTREIFDKAGIYFENGFPKENDTSETGIENTSFLFFKEKSQQDLENMTEKDLNALLNHAVVNECYELAARIKKELDRRE from the coding sequence ATGGATCAATTTATTAAATTAGCTATACGGGGAATATCCTTAAGTCAAATACAATCAGGTATATATGTTTTGTTACTTGAAGAAGAATCTGGAAGAATAAAACTTCCTATTATTATAGAAAGTATGCAAGCACAGTCTATTGCTTATGCTTTAGGGAAAAGAGATACATCAAGATCTTTTACACATGATTTATTTTTTTCTTTTGCAAAAGAATTTCATATCAGATTAAAAGCGGTAGTTATATATAAACTGATAAATGGAATATTTTTTTCTTATATTTTATTCGAAGGAGATCACATCATAGGAGAAGTAGGAGAAGAAGGAAATAAAATAGAAAAAAAAGAACATAGAATAGATTCAAAGACATCAGATGCCGTAGCTTTAGCAGTAAGATTTCAAGCCCCTATTTATACAACAAGGGAAATTTTTGATAAAGCTGGTATTTATTTTGAGAATGGATTTCCTAAAGAAAATGATACTTCTGAAACAGGAATAGAAAATACTAGTTTTCTTTTTTTTAAGGAAAAGAGTCAGCAAGATTTAGAAAATATGACAGAAAAAGATTTAAATGCTTTATTAAATCATGCGGTAGTTAATGAGTGTTATGAACTTGCAGCACGAATAAAAAAAGAGTTAGATAGAAGAGAATGA
- a CDS encoding pyruvate dehydrogenase complex E1 component subunit beta produces MKEKSFREVIAEAMSEEMRRDNTVYLMGEEVAQYDGAYKASKGMLKEFGSKRVIDTPISELGFSGIGIGSAMNGCRPIIEFMTFNFSLVAMDQIINNAAKIRYMSGGQWNIPIVFRGPTGSAGQLGATHSQSFESWYASCPGLKVVVPCNPYDAKGLLKSSIRDNNPVIFMESEQMYGDRMMIPDEEYIIPIGKADIKKKGTDISLVSFGKIMKTALNVAYKLDEENISVEVVDIRTIRPLDYESILFSVKKTNRLVILEESWPFSSIASEISYFIQNKAFDYLDAPINRISLLDTPAPYAYNLVNNWFPNEKKIINAIKKTLYLKM; encoded by the coding sequence ATGAAAGAGAAGAGTTTTCGTGAAGTTATAGCAGAAGCTATGAGTGAAGAGATGAGAAGAGATAATACTGTTTATCTTATGGGGGAAGAAGTCGCTCAATATGATGGAGCTTACAAAGCTTCTAAAGGAATGTTAAAAGAATTTGGCTCAAAAAGAGTTATTGATACACCCATATCAGAATTAGGGTTTTCTGGAATAGGCATAGGTTCTGCCATGAACGGATGCAGGCCTATTATTGAATTCATGACTTTTAATTTTTCTTTAGTTGCCATGGACCAAATTATTAATAATGCAGCAAAAATACGTTATATGAGTGGAGGGCAATGGAATATCCCCATTGTTTTTAGAGGTCCGACTGGTTCTGCCGGACAATTAGGGGCTACACATTCTCAATCTTTTGAAAGTTGGTATGCAAGTTGTCCTGGATTAAAAGTAGTCGTTCCATGTAATCCTTATGATGCGAAAGGCCTTTTGAAATCTTCTATTAGAGATAACAATCCAGTAATTTTTATGGAATCTGAACAAATGTATGGAGATAGAATGATGATTCCAGATGAAGAATATATTATTCCCATTGGAAAAGCAGATATAAAAAAAAAAGGAACTGATATCAGTTTAGTATCTTTTGGGAAGATTATGAAAACGGCTTTAAATGTAGCGTATAAATTGGATGAAGAAAATATTAGTGTAGAGGTTGTAGATATTCGAACCATTCGTCCATTGGATTATGAATCCATTCTTTTTTCTGTAAAAAAAACTAATCGTTTAGTAATTTTAGAAGAATCATGGCCTTTTTCATCTATTGCTTCTGAAATTTCATATTTTATACAAAATAAAGCATTTGATTATCTTGATGCTCCTATTAATAGAATATCTTTGCTAGATACTCCTGCTCCTTATGCTTATAATTTAGTAAATAATTGGTTTCCTAACGAAAAAAAAATAATCAATGCTATAAAAAAAACTCTTTATTTAAAAATGTAA
- a CDS encoding bifunctional 5,10-methylenetetrahydrofolate dehydrogenase/5,10-methenyltetrahydrofolate cyclohydrolase, whose protein sequence is MTTQLLNGNLLAKEIKNEISNIIEKKILNENKRMPHLGIILTGNNSSSITYVNNKIKECKNIGIQYSLIHLPINTLENKLLEEIKKMNRNPYIDGFIVQLPLEKHMNQDKIILSIDPKKDVDGFHPENFGKMSLGMKAFFPATALGILTVLERYKIQIYGKHTVVIGRSRIVGRPISILMSRKNYFGNSTVTITHSKTKNIEFYTKQADIIIVAVGIPKFLKGKMIKKGAVVIDVGIHNHENKILGDVDFYSVYGRASYLTPVPGGIGPMTRVMLLKNTLMAALNNRK, encoded by the coding sequence ATGACTACTCAATTATTGAACGGAAATTTGTTAGCCAAAGAAATAAAAAATGAAATATCCAATATTATAGAGAAAAAAATATTGAATGAAAACAAGAGAATGCCTCATCTTGGAATTATTTTAACAGGAAATAACAGCTCTAGCATAACATATGTTAATAACAAAATTAAAGAATGTAAAAACATTGGAATTCAGTATTCTTTAATACATTTACCTATAAATACTTTAGAAAATAAATTATTAGAAGAAATAAAAAAAATGAATCGAAATCCATATATAGATGGTTTTATTGTGCAATTACCTCTAGAAAAGCACATGAATCAAGATAAAATCATTTTATCTATTGATCCTAAAAAAGATGTAGATGGATTTCATCCTGAAAATTTTGGAAAAATGTCTTTGGGGATGAAAGCATTTTTTCCTGCTACTGCGTTAGGAATCTTAACTGTTTTAGAAAGATATAAAATTCAAATATATGGAAAACATACTGTAGTAATAGGGAGAAGTAGGATAGTGGGAAGACCAATTAGCATACTGATGAGTAGAAAAAATTATTTTGGAAATAGTACGGTTACAATTACTCATAGTAAAACTAAAAATATAGAATTTTACACTAAACAAGCCGACATTATCATAGTAGCTGTAGGTATCCCAAAATTTCTTAAAGGAAAAATGATTAAAAAAGGAGCTGTTGTTATAGATGTAGGAATACATAATCATGAAAATAAAATATTAGGAGATGTTGATTTCTATAGTGTTTATGGAAGGGCTTCTTATTTGACTCCTGTCCCAGGAGGGATAGGACCTATGACTCGTGTGATGTTACTAAAAAACACTTTGATGGCAGCATTAAACAATAGGAAATGA